From Penaeus chinensis breed Huanghai No. 1 chromosome 18, ASM1920278v2, whole genome shotgun sequence, one genomic window encodes:
- the LOC125034815 gene encoding neurotrophin 1-like encodes MAAKLAILVAMAGLVAATPEADPKTSSHHHSYFPVYAHHTYCDATVAPTCAQNSTLSYCLDDEEYPQYEIKAYVHADIVFLKKFADVPSQSADDLVDGITKEQEEGFDYSYYTGASTGDSPYDLTHWSGPEGYLCPSDVVYATPKRARNVEGKWRVIVNDVHYYTQTARVETCLFPGAACRALAPCFSSTCTQKYIYHRLLSWDPCDPYKGLFIDAYRLPAACSCHVPTL; translated from the exons ATGGCAGCCAAACTG GCAATCCTTGTGGCGATGGCGGGCTTGGTGGCAGCAACACCTGAAGCGGATCCCAAGACCAGCAGTCACCACCACAGTTACTTCCCCGTCTACGCCCACCACACCTACTGCGACGCGACGGTGGCCCCGACCTGCGCTCAGAACTCCACCCTGAGCTACTGCCTCGATGATGAAGAGTACCCCCAGTACGAGATCAAGGCCTACGTCCACGCCGACATCGTTTTCCTGAAGAAGTTCGCCGACGTCCCCTCCCAATCCGCCGACGACCTGGTGGACGGGATCAccaaggagcaggaggagggctTCGACTACTCCTACTACACAGGCGCTTCCACGGGCGACTCCCCTTACGATCTGACACACTGGTCTGGTCCTGAAGGCTATCTCTGCCCCTCCGACGTAGTGTACGCCACGCCCAAGCGTGCCCGTAACGTCGAGGGGAAGTGGCGTGTGATTGTCAACGACGTGCATTACTACACCCAGACTGCACGAGTTGAGACCTGCTTGTTTCCCGGAGCCGCGTGCCGTGCCCTCGCCCCGTGCTTCAGTAGCACTTGCACCCAGAAGTACATCTACCACCGCCTCCTTTCATGGGATCCCTGTGACCCATACAAGGGCCTCTTCATTGACGCTTACAGGCTGCCTGCCGCTTGCTCGTGCCATGTGCCCACTCTCTAA